One Bdellovibrio bacteriovorus str. Tiberius DNA segment encodes these proteins:
- the wecB gene encoding non-hydrolyzing UDP-N-acetylglucosamine 2-epimerase: MKTLLVVFGTRPEAVKLAPLILQAKQDPRFRVIVGSTGQHREMLRPLLNFFQIEPDFDLDLMRPGQSLADISTSVMKGLHDYLSNNKVDGILVQGDTTTCFIAGLVAFYHRIPIIHVEAGLRSGDINSPFPEEFNRKATGLLAKFHFAPTETSRENLLKEHYPSDDIYVTGNTGIDTLFEVRKRLQKSDIYNQELNERFAFLDPLKKLILVTVHRRESFGTPMEEVMKGLVALSERQDVEILIPLHMNPQVRASARKIFGDRARWIDKGLPVNPGESKIWLCEPIDYVPFVYLMEKAHKIITDSGGVQEEAPSLGKPILVAREKTERPEAIAAGTSMLIPLQEKAFFNTATQVLDTPEIFERMSQAKNPFGDGKASERILEVLADKL; this comes from the coding sequence ATGAAAACACTACTCGTCGTATTTGGAACAAGACCTGAAGCTGTGAAATTGGCCCCGCTTATTCTGCAAGCTAAACAAGATCCGCGCTTTCGCGTGATCGTTGGCTCGACCGGGCAACATCGGGAAATGCTTAGACCTCTTTTGAACTTCTTCCAGATCGAGCCTGATTTTGATTTGGATCTGATGAGACCCGGACAAAGCCTTGCAGACATCTCAACATCTGTGATGAAAGGTCTGCATGATTACCTGTCGAACAACAAGGTGGATGGCATCTTGGTTCAAGGTGACACCACGACTTGCTTTATAGCAGGCCTGGTCGCTTTCTATCATCGCATCCCGATCATCCACGTCGAAGCAGGGCTTCGCTCCGGCGACATCAATTCACCCTTCCCGGAAGAGTTCAATCGCAAAGCCACAGGCCTGTTAGCAAAGTTCCACTTCGCCCCCACAGAAACCTCGCGGGAAAATCTATTAAAAGAGCACTACCCGTCTGATGACATCTATGTGACGGGCAACACAGGCATCGACACCTTGTTCGAAGTGCGTAAGCGCCTGCAAAAATCAGATATCTATAATCAGGAGCTGAACGAACGTTTTGCCTTTTTAGATCCTTTGAAAAAACTGATTCTGGTCACCGTCCACCGTCGCGAATCCTTTGGCACGCCGATGGAAGAAGTGATGAAAGGACTGGTGGCCCTGTCAGAACGTCAGGATGTGGAAATTCTGATTCCACTTCATATGAATCCGCAAGTGCGGGCTTCGGCACGCAAGATCTTTGGGGACCGCGCCCGGTGGATTGACAAGGGACTGCCGGTAAATCCCGGGGAAAGTAAAATCTGGCTGTGTGAGCCCATCGACTATGTCCCGTTTGTCTATTTGATGGAAAAAGCCCACAAGATCATCACGGACTCTGGCGGCGTTCAGGAAGAGGCACCGTCCTTGGGGAAACCTATTTTGGTGGCCCGGGAAAAAACCGAAAGACCCGAAGCCATCGCCGCCGGAACATCGATGCTGATTCCCCTGCAGGAAAAAGCTTTCTTCAACACCGCCACCCAGGTCCTGGATACACCCGAGATCTTTGAACGCATGTCGCAAGCAAAAAATCCATTCGGTGACGGCAAAGCCTCGGAACGCATTCTGGAAGTCCTGGCCGACAAGCTTTAA
- a CDS encoding glycoside hydrolase family 113, with protein sequence MKTQIGMILFLCLFSWTAAAFEPAINIVTYHPLGFRVDETEQGQRVRRLLEKIQQLGVKVLILNMRGHMITGKGSEINSVIPESLRPEEEFHIRALAAYAKQLGMDVAFRPILLVVGPKGEFPYTEKGTTWWHGNIEPKDPVSWFNNYFKFHERYMTLAASVGAKWYSVGAEMHSMTSGLGSRKPKWRFGFPDKWVTFIKAAKERLHPSGVAVTYGANFTDQFVLENAKRTWGGELEQWRHDITFKPKNSKETLHQNNMRELWQSLDFLGLDFYRSLGKKTSKYPEAFEDLANHLTVQTRGFAQQIQKSVEQIAQVTGVSKEVGLQEVGYRSVEKCFVSPYHYEGGNEPINYMHQAASWEALLRASTEFGFYGVGIWQVLVDEDTDLLENRGFSPLGKAPVTEVFRRHFIVQ encoded by the coding sequence ATGAAGACGCAAATTGGAATGATTCTTTTTCTTTGCCTGTTTTCGTGGACGGCGGCCGCGTTTGAGCCCGCCATTAATATCGTCACTTACCATCCTTTGGGTTTTCGCGTTGATGAAACCGAACAGGGACAGCGGGTGCGACGCCTGCTGGAGAAAATTCAACAGCTTGGCGTCAAAGTTTTGATCTTGAATATGCGAGGCCACATGATCACCGGCAAAGGCAGTGAGATCAATTCAGTGATCCCTGAATCCCTGCGCCCCGAAGAAGAATTTCACATCCGGGCATTGGCTGCCTATGCAAAGCAATTGGGAATGGATGTGGCCTTTCGGCCGATACTGCTGGTGGTGGGGCCTAAGGGAGAATTTCCTTACACGGAAAAAGGCACCACGTGGTGGCATGGAAATATCGAACCCAAAGATCCGGTCAGTTGGTTTAACAATTATTTCAAATTTCATGAGCGCTACATGACATTGGCGGCGAGCGTGGGGGCTAAGTGGTATTCTGTCGGGGCCGAGATGCATTCGATGACTTCCGGCTTGGGCAGTCGCAAGCCCAAGTGGCGCTTTGGCTTTCCGGATAAGTGGGTGACCTTCATCAAAGCCGCCAAGGAACGCCTGCACCCCAGTGGTGTCGCGGTCACTTACGGAGCCAACTTCACGGATCAGTTCGTGCTGGAAAATGCCAAACGCACCTGGGGCGGGGAGCTGGAACAATGGCGCCACGACATCACCTTTAAACCCAAAAACAGCAAAGAGACTTTGCATCAGAACAACATGCGCGAACTTTGGCAGTCCCTGGATTTTCTGGGATTGGATTTTTACCGTTCCTTGGGAAAGAAAACGTCAAAATATCCTGAAGCCTTCGAGGATCTGGCCAATCACTTGACTGTTCAGACCAGAGGCTTTGCGCAACAGATTCAAAAAAGCGTCGAGCAGATCGCCCAGGTCACGGGAGTTTCGAAAGAAGTGGGGTTGCAGGAGGTTGGCTATCGCAGTGTCGAAAAATGCTTTGTTTCGCCGTACCACTATGAAGGGGGCAACGAACCCATCAATTACATGCATCAGGCCGCCTCGTGGGAGGCATTACTGCGGGCATCGACTGAGTTTGGCTTCTATGGGGTCGGCATCTGGCAGGTGCTGGTGGATGAAGACACAGATCTATTGGAAAACCGCGGCTTTTCACCCTTGGGAAAAGCGCCGGTCACGGAAGTCTTTCGCCGTCATTTTATAGTTCAGTGA
- a CDS encoding SRPBCC domain-containing protein: MIPKFEVSIIIQKPVNEVFDAVYNPKKISAYFTTAGSSAPLKEGTTVQWEFADFAGPFPVPVKQVIQDKLIVIEWEAEAGGYNTKTEFVFEALNDKETKVKIYETGWKEDEAGISSSYKNCMGWSQMACAMKAYLEYGINLRQGAYKPLYS; this comes from the coding sequence ATGATTCCAAAGTTTGAAGTTTCAATCATCATTCAAAAGCCCGTGAACGAAGTTTTTGATGCCGTTTACAATCCAAAGAAAATCAGCGCGTATTTTACGACAGCGGGATCATCGGCTCCGTTGAAAGAAGGCACAACTGTGCAGTGGGAATTTGCGGACTTCGCTGGTCCATTCCCCGTGCCAGTAAAACAAGTCATTCAGGACAAGCTGATTGTGATCGAATGGGAGGCCGAGGCCGGTGGCTACAACACCAAAACAGAATTTGTCTTTGAAGCTTTGAACGACAAAGAAACCAAAGTGAAGATCTATGAAACCGGCTGGAAAGAAGATGAAGCCGGCATCAGCAGTTCTTACAAAAACTGCATGGGCTGGTCCCAAATGGCCTGCGCGATGAAGGCGTATCTGGAATACGGCATCAACCTGCGCCAAGGCGCATACAAGCCTCTTTACTCTTAA
- a CDS encoding HNH endonuclease, with translation MSMRENAPYEDWISEDGSLVEYEGHNQTKSLCDDPERTDQPRKNKSGSLTKNGKFEQEALKFKNYGIGPCKISIFNKVKDGIWTFCGVFSLIDVSYIQVGPRKVFRFKLQLAESNPQTHSVVDLRHDRMIPSEIQAAVFKRDQGRCVKCGSTENLHFDHILPYSKGGSSKKIENIQILCAKHNLSKGNRFV, from the coding sequence ATGTCCATGAGAGAAAATGCCCCATATGAAGACTGGATCTCAGAAGATGGATCTTTGGTAGAATACGAAGGCCACAATCAAACGAAAAGCCTTTGCGATGATCCTGAAAGAACTGACCAGCCACGCAAAAATAAAAGTGGAAGTCTCACCAAAAATGGTAAGTTCGAGCAAGAGGCCTTAAAGTTTAAAAATTATGGAATCGGCCCCTGCAAGATTTCTATCTTCAATAAAGTCAAAGACGGCATTTGGACATTCTGCGGAGTTTTTTCTCTTATCGACGTGAGCTATATCCAAGTAGGTCCACGTAAAGTCTTTCGCTTCAAACTTCAACTGGCGGAGTCAAATCCCCAAACCCATTCCGTCGTAGACTTGAGACACGATCGAATGATTCCCAGCGAAATTCAAGCGGCGGTCTTTAAACGCGATCAAGGCCGCTGTGTAAAGTGTGGTTCAACGGAAAACCTTCACTTTGATCACATACTACCCTACTCCAAAGGTGGATCCTCAAAGAAAATTGAGAACATTCAAATTCTCTGCGCCAAGCACAACCTTTCCAAAGGAAATCGCTTTGTCTAA
- a CDS encoding M15 family metallopeptidase, whose translation MTSFVNQIAWIEENFKELKPSAEVFLDMKYATNDNFMNIDIYKGFDRCFVSPMAFEMFMKACAVLRESHPDLQFLIWDALRPRSIQAQFYDHLAGTPFQNYVAAPYPGSLHNFGMAMDLSLQTKDGVPLDMGTGFDDFRDLAQPKLEQHFLQSGELTEAQLQNRLLLRSLMEDQGFKVLEHEWWHFNALPKDQVHGKHPVLE comes from the coding sequence ATGACTTCTTTTGTAAATCAAATTGCCTGGATTGAAGAAAACTTCAAAGAGCTTAAACCTTCGGCTGAAGTTTTTCTGGATATGAAATACGCCACCAACGACAACTTTATGAATATTGATATTTATAAAGGTTTTGATCGTTGTTTTGTCTCGCCCATGGCTTTTGAGATGTTTATGAAGGCCTGTGCAGTCTTGCGTGAAAGTCATCCGGATTTGCAGTTTCTGATTTGGGATGCTCTTCGTCCGCGCAGTATTCAGGCCCAGTTTTATGACCACTTGGCGGGAACGCCGTTTCAGAATTATGTGGCGGCCCCTTATCCGGGATCACTTCATAATTTCGGCATGGCGATGGATTTGAGCCTGCAAACCAAGGATGGAGTCCCGCTGGATATGGGGACCGGGTTTGATGATTTCCGTGATTTGGCTCAGCCCAAATTAGAACAGCATTTTTTGCAGTCCGGTGAACTGACCGAGGCACAACTGCAAAACCGCCTGCTGCTGCGAAGCCTGATGGAAGATCAAGGATTCAAAGTGCTGGAGCATGAATGGTGGCATTTTAATGCGCTTCCCAAGGATCAAGTTCACGGCAAGCATCCGGTGCTTGAATAG
- a CDS encoding response regulator, with protein sequence MKPLNILVAEDNTVNQLIVRGMLVKLGHNITMVENGKLALEKLQTSDFDLILMDCHMPEMDGFLATQVIRENPKFKNLPIIAMTATEIAEEKERCAQVGMSDFLAKPLTMATVEAVLQKYSKS encoded by the coding sequence ATGAAACCATTGAACATACTTGTGGCTGAAGATAATACGGTCAATCAACTGATCGTCCGGGGCATGCTGGTAAAGCTGGGCCATAACATCACGATGGTGGAAAATGGCAAACTGGCTTTAGAAAAGCTGCAAACATCAGATTTCGATTTGATCCTGATGGATTGTCACATGCCCGAAATGGACGGATTTCTTGCCACGCAAGTAATTCGTGAAAATCCCAAGTTCAAGAACCTGCCGATCATAGCCATGACCGCCACAGAAATCGCCGAAGAAAAAGAGCGCTGTGCGCAGGTGGGGATGAGTGACTTCTTGGCCAAACCTCTGACCATGGCGACGGTTGAAGCTGTTCTGCAAAAATACAGCAAATCTTGA
- a CDS encoding Hpt domain-containing protein, with amino-acid sequence MTNTEEKIRRLCPDVMASGLDPVFLSQMLDTRFLGNFSIFAAAADIFLYEYAEELEELQGLIENLDRKKAFALTHKIKGAISNFHRPDVAETARILEIHTDDWTHEQLKAQFAILQVQIQEFALELKLLMRSFEEIQDLP; translated from the coding sequence ATGACCAACACCGAAGAAAAAATCAGAAGACTCTGTCCAGACGTGATGGCATCGGGTTTGGACCCGGTGTTTTTAAGTCAGATGCTGGATACGCGTTTTTTGGGAAATTTTTCGATCTTTGCTGCTGCTGCCGATATTTTTCTGTATGAATACGCCGAGGAGCTGGAAGAGCTTCAAGGGCTGATTGAGAATTTGGATCGAAAAAAGGCCTTTGCGCTGACTCACAAGATCAAAGGGGCGATTTCTAATTTCCATCGCCCTGATGTGGCTGAAACGGCCCGGATCTTAGAGATCCACACCGATGACTGGACACATGAGCAATTGAAAGCTCAATTTGCGATCCTTCAGGTGCAGATCCAGGAATTTGCGTTGGAGTTGAAACTTTTAATGCGATCTTTTGAAGAGATTCAGGACCTGCCATGA
- a CDS encoding NADH:flavin oxidoreductase — MNTHSLFQPFQFKGLNLKNRIVMAPMTRQKSPNGVPTEDVAKYYQRRAEGDVGLILSEGTVINRPASSNEKDVPHFYGEKSLTQWKEVITAVHQAGGKMAPQIWHMGKMKPSQSGWLPPSQFEGPAEMTGEDIQKTINAYAQAALDAKNLGFDTVELHGAHGYLIDQFFWPGMNTRTDRFGGSTITARNTFAVEVVKAVRAKVGPDFPVILRLSQWKQQDYNAKVATTPKEMEEWLLPLSEAGVDIFHCSQRRFWEPEFADSDLNFAGWAKKITGKPTITVGSIGLSGGDFLNSFRGQGAEVGGLDELTRRLDRGDFDLVAVGRALLTDPQWVKKVKDARTGELKGFNPADLAVLT; from the coding sequence TTGAATACCCACTCACTTTTTCAACCCTTCCAATTTAAAGGCTTAAACCTTAAAAACCGCATCGTCATGGCGCCGATGACGCGTCAAAAATCACCGAACGGTGTGCCGACTGAAGACGTCGCTAAGTACTATCAGCGCCGCGCTGAAGGCGACGTGGGATTGATTTTATCTGAAGGCACCGTGATCAATCGTCCGGCTTCTTCCAACGAAAAAGACGTTCCGCATTTTTATGGTGAAAAATCCCTGACCCAGTGGAAAGAGGTCATCACGGCCGTTCACCAAGCAGGCGGCAAGATGGCGCCACAAATCTGGCACATGGGTAAAATGAAACCAAGCCAGTCCGGCTGGTTGCCACCGAGCCAATTTGAAGGCCCGGCCGAGATGACAGGCGAAGACATTCAAAAAACCATCAACGCTTATGCGCAAGCCGCCTTGGACGCCAAGAACCTGGGCTTTGACACCGTTGAACTTCACGGGGCCCATGGCTATCTGATCGATCAATTTTTCTGGCCAGGTATGAATACGCGTACTGATCGTTTTGGTGGCAGCACAATTACAGCGCGAAATACATTTGCCGTTGAGGTGGTGAAAGCCGTTCGAGCCAAAGTCGGCCCGGACTTCCCGGTGATCTTGCGCCTGTCGCAGTGGAAACAACAAGATTATAACGCCAAGGTCGCAACGACTCCGAAAGAAATGGAAGAATGGCTGCTGCCACTTTCTGAAGCGGGTGTGGATATCTTCCACTGTTCTCAAAGAAGATTCTGGGAGCCTGAGTTTGCGGACTCTGATTTGAACTTTGCCGGTTGGGCTAAGAAAATCACCGGCAAGCCAACGATCACTGTGGGCTCTATCGGCCTGAGTGGTGGAGACTTCTTAAATAGCTTCCGCGGGCAGGGCGCCGAGGTCGGTGGTCTTGATGAATTGACCCGTCGATTGGATCGTGGCGACTTTGACCTGGTGGCGGTGGGCCGCGCTCTGTTGACCGACCCCCAGTGGGTGAAGAAAGTAAAAGACGCCCGCACGGGCGAGCTGAAAGGCTTTAACCCGGCCGACCTTGCAGTTCTGACATAG
- the gstA gene encoding glutathione transferase GstA, giving the protein MNLFYSPGACALASQIALREAGMNFEMVKVDLKNKEYAGGDYKKVNPKGYIPALQLPDGHLMTEGAVILQWIADQAPDKNLLPKFGTMERYKAMEWLNFIATEVHKGIGSLFNSAHMNDETKAAIQAKIQLRLGVLDQHLLSNAYMLGENFSVVDAYAYNVLRWTNLVHVDTTNHKGIQGLMAKMAERASVKEAVAAEGIRL; this is encoded by the coding sequence ATGAATCTGTTTTATTCTCCTGGTGCCTGTGCCCTGGCTTCTCAAATCGCGTTGCGTGAAGCCGGCATGAACTTCGAAATGGTTAAAGTTGATCTGAAAAACAAAGAATACGCTGGCGGCGACTACAAAAAAGTAAACCCAAAAGGTTACATCCCTGCCCTGCAACTGCCTGACGGTCATTTGATGACGGAAGGTGCGGTGATCTTGCAGTGGATCGCGGATCAGGCTCCAGACAAAAATCTTTTGCCGAAATTCGGCACTATGGAGCGCTACAAGGCGATGGAGTGGCTGAACTTTATCGCGACTGAGGTGCACAAGGGTATTGGTTCCCTTTTCAATTCTGCACACATGAACGACGAAACCAAAGCGGCCATTCAGGCAAAAATCCAATTGCGTCTGGGCGTCTTGGATCAGCACCTTCTGAGCAACGCCTATATGTTGGGTGAAAACTTCTCTGTCGTTGATGCTTACGCTTACAACGTTCTTCGCTGGACGAACCTGGTTCATGTCGACACGACAAACCACAAGGGCATCCAAGGCCTTATGGCTAAAATGGCAGAACGCGCTTCCGTGAAAGAAGCGGTTGCGGCAGAAGGCATCCGTCTTTAG
- a CDS encoding leucine-rich repeat protein codes for MKTNLLKKIKLGMAAALITGAAPAYAETITKLSEQGFLGSGFDSATQTFKVPCVTGTLAYVGSSNGYVGVEAGVSQERLLTELGMAIGADISLDIISAGGAANFTGSTANTSNSVSAAYVISAAGKNAVLQNLTLTQAGKDAVSKGNVKQVCGDSYIRSLALEAKLLINVKFTFTSSDLKANFQSDANANIMDIIKLNGRMNAAVQKYGRDVKFTVTAVQVGGDVSKLANILKGVETSEEKIKKGVTAQIFKCDIEKYEACYEAISQMINYATEEGGFSSQLNSMTYQPQKSDGPAWMQYGYTSYANSEAQELSSEVTDIGEDIKQKRRSLVRQYLKLSADLGRTQDLLDISIEHSEEKARLQTLQSVIRDNFDVVQNAIKICRENPDSCVNAFAGMTEKLKFYDSREITKMMTFEDYCGLSDENSVTKDTVKAIRTAAKISEKMSCGQAFRYLQDLHKLNLASTKISSLEPLRGLKSLTSLDISDNEIFMLDGIENLKSLEVLNMHHNRVINIDKLKELPNLSHVNFANNNVSNLSALSAMSLVSIRAYGNPLSEKWNHENHGIQNHIITNNRACDLLRQTMLHQGVDIRQAEALNTAPIFKVPGQFGNSNVEGWYSCDDAVVAVKVEPAFWDNLAQ; via the coding sequence ATGAAAACGAACTTACTGAAAAAAATTAAACTAGGAATGGCGGCCGCCTTGATTACGGGGGCGGCCCCAGCGTATGCAGAAACAATCACCAAGCTTTCTGAACAGGGCTTTTTGGGATCTGGTTTTGATTCTGCCACTCAAACGTTCAAAGTGCCTTGCGTAACTGGAACCTTGGCCTATGTGGGCAGTTCCAACGGCTACGTAGGTGTTGAAGCGGGTGTCAGCCAAGAGCGCCTGTTGACTGAACTGGGTATGGCTATCGGAGCGGATATCTCTTTGGATATTATCTCTGCCGGTGGGGCTGCGAACTTCACAGGCAGCACCGCCAATACGTCGAACTCGGTTTCAGCGGCTTATGTTATCAGTGCGGCCGGGAAAAACGCTGTTTTGCAGAACCTGACGTTGACTCAAGCGGGGAAGGACGCGGTCAGCAAAGGCAACGTCAAACAAGTCTGCGGTGACAGCTACATTCGTTCTTTGGCACTAGAAGCAAAGCTTCTGATCAACGTGAAATTTACGTTCACCTCCAGTGACTTGAAGGCTAACTTTCAGTCCGACGCCAATGCCAACATCATGGATATCATCAAACTGAACGGGCGCATGAACGCCGCCGTTCAGAAATACGGCCGCGATGTCAAGTTCACCGTTACGGCAGTTCAGGTGGGTGGGGACGTTTCAAAACTGGCTAACATCCTAAAAGGTGTTGAAACGTCTGAAGAAAAAATTAAAAAAGGCGTCACGGCGCAGATCTTTAAGTGCGATATCGAAAAATACGAAGCGTGTTATGAAGCGATTTCTCAGATGATCAATTATGCGACCGAAGAAGGTGGCTTTTCGTCTCAGCTAAACAGCATGACTTACCAGCCTCAGAAGTCTGACGGTCCGGCGTGGATGCAGTATGGTTACACCAGCTATGCCAATTCCGAGGCCCAGGAGCTGAGCAGCGAAGTCACCGATATCGGCGAAGACATCAAACAAAAAAGAAGATCCCTGGTTCGCCAGTATCTGAAACTGAGCGCTGACTTGGGTCGCACTCAGGATTTACTGGATATCAGTATCGAACATTCTGAAGAAAAAGCTCGCCTTCAAACCCTCCAGTCCGTGATTCGCGACAACTTTGACGTTGTTCAAAACGCGATCAAGATCTGCCGTGAAAATCCGGATTCTTGTGTGAATGCCTTTGCCGGTATGACGGAAAAGTTGAAGTTCTATGATTCCCGTGAAATCACGAAAATGATGACCTTTGAAGACTATTGCGGTCTTTCCGACGAAAATTCAGTGACGAAGGACACGGTGAAAGCCATCCGCACGGCCGCGAAGATTTCAGAAAAGATGTCTTGCGGCCAGGCCTTCCGTTACCTGCAGGATCTGCACAAGCTGAACCTTGCAAGCACCAAGATTTCATCCTTGGAACCTTTGCGTGGCTTGAAATCCCTGACGTCTTTGGATATTTCCGATAACGAAATCTTTATGCTGGACGGGATCGAGAATCTGAAAAGTTTGGAGGTATTGAACATGCACCATAATCGAGTGATCAATATCGACAAACTGAAAGAACTGCCAAATCTGTCGCACGTGAACTTTGCCAATAACAACGTCAGCAATTTGTCAGCGCTTTCTGCCATGAGCCTTGTATCCATTCGCGCTTACGGAAACCCGCTATCAGAAAAGTGGAATCATGAAAATCACGGTATCCAGAACCATATTATCACCAACAATCGTGCCTGCGATCTGCTGCGCCAGACGATGCTTCATCAAGGTGTGGATATCCGTCAGGCCGAAGCCCTGAACACGGCGCCGATCTTTAAGGTTCCTGGTCAGTTCGGTAACTCGAATGTGGAAGGCTGGTACAGCTGTGATGACGCTGTTGTTGCGGTCAAGGTTGAACCCGCTTTCTGGGACAACCTAGCTCAATAG
- a CDS encoding winged helix-turn-helix domain-containing protein encodes MSLLILSKDHTQSLWLQSQGLTEPKPFGQGPKATVKAIKHLGYVQIDTINVIERSHHHILFSRIPDYKRSHLHQAQSKDKTIFEYWTHALAYVATDDFKYFINDMNRRKVNPSEWYSSVTEKDVKGILATIKKQGPISIRDVTDDVLVEKTHAWASKKPSKKFLQCGFNGGDLVIAERQGMLKKYDLTDRHFAWDKRPKAATPAEVYEYYIDRALRSQGVISLDSAAYMAKAPFKKEILKRIEARVKKGSLVPVQIKDLEKQAFWIEAKILDSEMPEANDMTHILSPFDPLVIQRKRFHMFFDYDHRFEAYVPKEKRKYGYFGLPVIIGDQAVAVIDLKTDRQNQELLIQQWSWLGKHKSKANKEKIEKELHRFEKFQLGK; translated from the coding sequence ATGTCACTGTTGATACTATCAAAAGATCATACCCAGTCCCTCTGGCTCCAATCCCAGGGCCTGACCGAACCCAAACCCTTCGGCCAAGGCCCCAAAGCCACCGTTAAAGCCATCAAACATCTGGGCTATGTTCAAATCGACACCATCAACGTGATCGAACGCTCACACCACCACATCCTGTTTTCACGCATCCCAGACTATAAACGCTCGCACCTGCACCAGGCACAAAGCAAAGATAAGACGATCTTTGAATATTGGACCCATGCCCTGGCCTACGTCGCCACAGACGACTTTAAGTACTTCATCAACGACATGAACCGCCGTAAGGTCAATCCGTCAGAATGGTATTCTTCCGTCACCGAAAAAGACGTGAAGGGGATTTTAGCCACCATCAAAAAACAAGGCCCCATCAGCATTCGTGATGTCACTGATGACGTGCTGGTCGAAAAGACTCACGCGTGGGCTAGCAAGAAGCCGTCAAAGAAATTCCTGCAATGCGGATTTAACGGCGGCGACCTGGTCATCGCCGAACGCCAAGGCATGCTTAAAAAGTACGACCTGACCGACCGTCATTTTGCCTGGGACAAGCGCCCCAAGGCCGCCACACCCGCGGAAGTCTACGAATACTACATTGACCGGGCCTTGCGGTCCCAAGGTGTGATCAGCCTTGATTCCGCAGCCTACATGGCCAAAGCGCCATTTAAAAAAGAAATCCTTAAGCGCATCGAAGCCCGCGTAAAAAAGGGAAGCCTTGTCCCGGTCCAAATCAAAGATCTTGAAAAACAGGCCTTTTGGATCGAAGCAAAAATACTTGATAGCGAAATGCCTGAAGCCAACGACATGACCCACATCCTGTCGCCGTTTGATCCTTTGGTGATTCAGCGCAAACGCTTTCACATGTTCTTTGATTATGATCATCGTTTTGAAGCCTACGTCCCGAAAGAAAAACGCAAGTACGGCTATTTCGGCTTGCCGGTGATCATCGGGGATCAGGCCGTAGCGGTCATTGACCTCAAGACCGATCGGCAAAACCAAGAGCTTCTGATCCAACAATGGAGCTGGCTGGGTAAACACAAATCCAAGGCCAATAAAGAGAAAATCGAAAAAGAGCTTCATCGTTTCGAGAAGTTCCAGCTTGGAAAATAG